Proteins co-encoded in one Fervidobacterium gondwanense DSM 13020 genomic window:
- a CDS encoding ATP-binding cassette domain-containing protein has translation MLELQNVSYKTQEKQILYNLNMKFIPGHKYVVIGTNGAGKSTIGYVIMGLSSYKPFEGKILLDNKDITSLSVTERAKLGLTLMWQEPARFDGLTIENYLTLGGKLTIQKSELIESLEFVGLNPKLYLNRYVDKTLSGGERKRVELASIILLKPKYVILDEPDSGIDLMSLNIINDVVNYISQYGGTPIIITHREEMVYNTDYGYLICAGKILMHGKTEDVLKAFRGTCEVCEHPNVPLNGEMR, from the coding sequence ATGTTAGAGCTTCAAAACGTTTCTTACAAAACTCAAGAAAAACAGATACTATACAATCTCAACATGAAGTTCATTCCAGGACACAAATACGTTGTCATAGGAACCAACGGAGCAGGAAAAAGTACAATAGGATACGTTATTATGGGACTTAGTTCTTACAAACCGTTCGAAGGTAAGATTCTACTTGACAATAAAGATATAACTTCCCTGTCAGTAACTGAACGAGCAAAGCTCGGTCTTACTTTGATGTGGCAAGAACCAGCACGCTTTGATGGGCTCACGATTGAGAATTATCTTACTCTTGGTGGAAAACTAACAATTCAAAAGAGTGAACTAATAGAATCATTAGAATTTGTGGGTTTGAATCCTAAGTTGTATCTAAATAGATATGTAGATAAGACTCTGAGTGGCGGTGAACGGAAAAGAGTCGAATTGGCTTCCATCATTCTGCTGAAGCCAAAGTACGTAATCTTAGATGAACCAGATTCTGGGATTGATTTGATGAGTTTAAACATTATAAACGATGTTGTCAATTATATAAGTCAGTATGGTGGTACTCCAATAATCATAACACACCGCGAAGAGATGGTTTACAATACCGATTATGGCTATCTTATATGTGCAGGTAAGATACTCATGCATGGCAAGACCGAAGACGTTCTGAAAGCATTCAGAGGTACATGCGAAGTGTGCGAACATCCAAATGTACCTCTTAATGGGGAGATGAGATAA
- a CDS encoding Fur family transcriptional regulator, which produces MVKKATVDEVMELLKAKGVKPTVHRVEILEYLRNSYDHPSADEIYEHFVKEAKLPVLSRATVYNTLRTLASAGLVKVIITPDAIRYDFVRQNHHHFYCTKCKKIYDIELEVELPEISSVDGHEVQNVQLTLVGICKSCLK; this is translated from the coding sequence ATGGTAAAAAAAGCTACGGTTGATGAAGTCATGGAACTTCTTAAAGCCAAGGGGGTTAAGCCAACAGTTCACAGAGTTGAGATACTTGAATATTTAAGAAATTCATACGATCATCCATCTGCAGACGAAATTTACGAACACTTTGTTAAGGAAGCAAAACTTCCAGTACTTTCACGGGCAACTGTTTACAATACACTGAGAACACTTGCTTCCGCAGGGCTTGTCAAGGTTATAATCACACCGGATGCGATAAGGTACGATTTTGTAAGGCAAAATCACCATCACTTCTACTGCACTAAATGTAAGAAAATATACGACATAGAATTGGAAGTAGAATTACCAGAGATCTCAAGTGTAGATGGACATGAGGTACAAAACGTTCAGCTCACACTTGTTGGTATTTGCAAGAGCTGCTTGAAATAA
- a CDS encoding class II SORL domain-containing protein, translating into MIGDFVKTGDFKGEKHVPVICGPDKVKKGEWFEVEVSVGKEIPHPNTVEHHIAWIELYAMPEGAPYILRIGRYDFSPTLEEPIVKVKIKLEKNSKLIALSYCNIHGLWEGTKDVVVEE; encoded by the coding sequence ATGATAGGTGACTTTGTAAAAACAGGTGATTTTAAAGGTGAAAAACACGTTCCAGTAATTTGCGGTCCTGACAAAGTGAAGAAAGGTGAGTGGTTCGAAGTTGAAGTCTCGGTAGGTAAAGAAATTCCACACCCAAATACAGTGGAACACCACATTGCTTGGATAGAACTCTATGCTATGCCTGAAGGCGCTCCATACATACTTAGAATAGGCAGATACGATTTCTCACCAACACTCGAAGAACCAATCGTCAAAGTCAAAATTAAACTTGAAAAGAACTCGAAACTTATAGCCCTTTCATACTGCAACATTCACGGACTTTGGGAAGGTACAAAGGACGTTGTTGTAGAAGAGTAA
- the epsC gene encoding serine O-acetyltransferase EpsC — protein sequence MRSLNILGLFRKMSSLIERLLQARKYIRLDKEALKQNDPSFESSFQFFFHAGFRSLRMYRIYHAFYMSDFKFLAYFLYHMNRILYSVDIHPAAQLEPGVVIDHGTGLVIGSTAVVGSGTVLYHGVTLGAKYITKGKRHPTVGRNVIIGAGAKVLGPITIGDGARIGANSVVIADVPENATAVGIPARIIVRKTNYDENTNCVDCYKAVNGEVSDGLCLISEDDYSSVHKEAVI from the coding sequence GTGCGGAGTTTGAACATTTTAGGTTTGTTCAGAAAGATGAGTTCTTTGATTGAAAGGCTATTGCAAGCAAGAAAGTACATCAGGCTTGACAAAGAAGCTCTAAAGCAGAATGACCCTTCTTTTGAGAGTTCCTTTCAGTTCTTTTTCCACGCTGGTTTTCGCTCTTTAAGGATGTACCGCATATACCATGCCTTCTACATGTCCGATTTTAAATTCTTAGCTTACTTTTTGTATCATATGAATAGAATCTTGTACTCTGTAGATATACATCCTGCCGCACAATTAGAGCCAGGGGTAGTCATAGACCATGGAACGGGACTGGTGATTGGCTCAACAGCTGTGGTAGGGAGTGGTACCGTGTTATACCATGGTGTAACCCTTGGTGCTAAATACATCACAAAGGGAAAACGTCACCCGACTGTTGGTAGAAATGTGATAATAGGTGCAGGTGCAAAGGTTTTGGGACCAATCACTATCGGTGATGGGGCACGAATTGGTGCAAATAGTGTAGTAATTGCAGATGTTCCGGAAAATGCCACAGCCGTTGGAATTCCTGCAAGAATTATTGTCAGGAAAACAAACTATGATGAAAATACAAATTGTGTAGATTGTTATAAGGCTGTGAACGGAGAAGTGAGTGATGGTCTTTGTCTAATTTCTGAAGATGACTATTCATCAGTTCACAAGGAGGCAGTGATATGA
- a CDS encoding DUF554 domain-containing protein, whose product MNIAGLLPAIVNSVAVLIGSSVGTLLKKGISDKYKRILFFAVGLSTFGIGIKMILEVNNFLIVLFSMAFGGLLGEFFDIEGKLKIIGDKMKEGDFSTGFVTASLLFLVGPMTIVGSITAGLKGDGSIIYTKSLLDFISSIVLSSTYGIGVMVSAFSVLVVQGAITLFAGSLKFLSEPVYLNDLVAVGGLMVLGIGFRILEVKDTWVGNFLPALIFSPFLTFITLLLK is encoded by the coding sequence ATGAACATTGCCGGATTACTACCTGCAATCGTCAATTCCGTCGCTGTTCTTATTGGAAGTTCAGTAGGGACATTGTTAAAGAAAGGAATTTCAGATAAGTACAAGAGAATACTATTTTTTGCCGTTGGCTTATCAACATTTGGGATAGGAATAAAAATGATTTTAGAAGTCAACAATTTTCTTATTGTCCTTTTCTCTATGGCATTTGGTGGGTTACTTGGTGAATTTTTTGATATTGAGGGGAAGCTAAAAATAATTGGTGATAAGATGAAAGAAGGCGACTTTTCAACGGGTTTTGTCACGGCGTCATTGCTCTTCCTTGTAGGTCCTATGACTATCGTTGGCTCTATCACAGCAGGTCTTAAAGGCGACGGTAGCATTATTTACACAAAATCACTTCTCGATTTCATATCATCTATAGTACTTTCATCTACTTACGGTATAGGTGTTATGGTATCAGCTTTCAGCGTTCTTGTTGTTCAAGGGGCAATAACACTTTTTGCAGGGTCGTTGAAATTCCTTAGCGAGCCAGTTTATTTGAATGATCTTGTAGCTGTTGGTGGATTAATGGTTCTCGGAATAGGTTTTAGGATACTTGAAGTAAAGGACACATGGGTCGGTAATTTCCTACCGGCTTTGATTTTTTCACCTTTTCTAACGTTCATAACTCTCTTGCTGAAATAG
- a CDS encoding NAD(P)-dependent malic enzyme: MTNFDSVMLHEFLNGKYRITTAVEITEDNLKYLYTPGVAQVAQQCADDPKRTFLYTRRKHAVAVISDGSAVLGLGNIGPYGALPVMEGKAILFKEFGDLDAFPICLKTQNVDEIVSIVKNLEPSFGGINLEDISAPRCFEILERLNEEMNIPVFHDDQQGTAVVVIAALLNALKLAGKNIEDVRIVVNGIGAAGYNIVKLLIEFGAKSVIACDINGILNEKTGLHKYHLEIAKLTNSGNISGSLRDALKGTDVFIGVSKGNILNGDDVKLMTRDPIVFALANPIPEVPPEVAYENGAFIVATGRSDYPNQVNNLLAFPGIMRAAVEKQRKIDKALLIKAIEALANFKAPERFSILPKPTDKRVHMEIYNSLISI; the protein is encoded by the coding sequence ATGACAAATTTTGATTCTGTAATGCTTCATGAGTTCTTGAATGGAAAGTACAGAATAACAACCGCGGTAGAAATTACAGAGGATAACTTGAAATATCTATACACGCCAGGTGTTGCTCAAGTTGCACAGCAATGTGCAGATGATCCGAAACGCACTTTTTTATATACGAGACGAAAGCATGCTGTCGCAGTCATAAGCGACGGGAGTGCAGTTCTTGGACTTGGCAATATTGGTCCGTACGGAGCACTACCCGTAATGGAAGGAAAGGCTATTCTTTTTAAAGAATTTGGTGATTTGGATGCTTTCCCAATATGTCTGAAAACGCAAAACGTGGATGAAATTGTATCTATTGTAAAGAACTTAGAACCATCGTTCGGTGGTATAAACCTTGAAGATATCTCCGCTCCAAGGTGCTTTGAAATACTAGAAAGGTTAAACGAGGAAATGAACATACCTGTTTTCCACGATGATCAGCAAGGAACTGCAGTAGTAGTTATCGCAGCTCTTTTAAATGCACTGAAGTTGGCGGGGAAAAATATAGAAGATGTGAGAATAGTTGTTAATGGAATAGGGGCTGCCGGGTATAATATCGTTAAACTACTTATAGAATTTGGAGCCAAGAGTGTTATTGCTTGTGATATCAATGGTATACTAAATGAGAAGACAGGACTACATAAATATCATCTTGAAATCGCAAAACTCACAAACTCAGGTAATATTAGTGGCTCTTTAAGAGATGCACTGAAAGGCACAGATGTTTTTATCGGCGTTTCTAAAGGAAACATTTTGAATGGTGATGATGTGAAGCTTATGACACGAGATCCGATAGTTTTTGCTCTTGCTAATCCAATACCAGAGGTTCCACCAGAAGTGGCATACGAGAATGGTGCATTTATTGTTGCAACAGGTAGGTCAGACTATCCAAACCAAGTTAATAACCTTTTGGCTTTTCCCGGAATCATGAGAGCAGCAGTAGAAAAACAAAGGAAGATAGACAAAGCACTATTGATTAAAGCAATTGAAGCATTAGCCAATTTCAAAGCTCCTGAGAGGTTTTCAATTTTGCCGAAGCCTACCGATAAAAGAGTACATATGGAAATCTACAATAGTTTGATAAGCATTTGA
- a CDS encoding 2-phosphosulfolactate phosphatase, with protein sequence MLTTFLTHNELDTISYTFQAAIVIDVLRATSTIVTALSNGARFVIPVGKIEEAVDIKRIQPDLILSGERNGIKPQGFDLGNSPLEYSEEVVSGKGIILTTSNGTKAIQKAKKIAGNVYIAAFLNISYVVEQLSAYENIAIICAGNESEVSYEDTQLAGFIISKLTECKRYSLSDSSLIALRTWEAIRRPDFSGTHSQKLIELGFGRDVDFCQKIDVFPSVPICKGERIVRNLIK encoded by the coding sequence GTGTTAACAACTTTTCTTACGCATAATGAACTTGATACGATATCATACACTTTTCAAGCAGCAATTGTTATAGACGTTCTGCGTGCAACATCAACAATAGTTACCGCACTGTCAAATGGTGCAAGATTTGTAATTCCTGTTGGAAAAATTGAAGAAGCAGTCGATATTAAAAGGATTCAACCTGATTTAATACTTTCAGGAGAGAGAAATGGCATCAAACCTCAAGGGTTTGACTTGGGAAATTCACCATTGGAATATTCAGAAGAAGTAGTCAGCGGAAAAGGAATCATATTGACTACATCGAACGGAACTAAAGCCATACAAAAGGCAAAGAAAATCGCAGGAAATGTTTATATCGCTGCTTTCTTGAACATTTCTTATGTAGTTGAACAATTATCTGCATACGAAAATATTGCCATAATATGTGCAGGTAATGAATCCGAAGTATCATATGAAGACACTCAACTTGCCGGTTTTATTATTTCAAAGCTCACCGAATGCAAAAGGTATTCTCTATCTGATAGTTCTTTAATAGCCCTAAGAACATGGGAAGCCATTAGAAGGCCCGACTTTTCGGGAACACATTCTCAAAAACTAATCGAACTTGGATTTGGAAGAGATGTTGATTTTTGCCAAAAGATAGACGTTTTTCCATCAGTTCCTATTTGTAAAGGTGAGAGAATTGTTAGGAATTTAATAAAATAA
- a CDS encoding sensor domain-containing protein, producing MGVRYHAFDSSHNGYIILDKDLRIVDINKAALRYLRLRKEEILGRKNDFVIDLLDKIGQILEYNGDFFKISKAELKDSFLMVIEDVTEQVITKREHISTSMLLNTLLENIPDGVVVLNQYGTVIDCNKQFENIFGYKKLEIIGKNIDALVLPENLESEAQKLINLALEQGSLKVETVRRRKSGALVEVRITVSVVESDSERLIYAIYTDITSEKEAINLARTVLQRDNLTGLYTRHYFIRKLASSLEFSSIDDYHAIITLDVRNFSMINSIRGHNIGDELLREIAKRLRTVLREGDTISHPYADEFWIFLEKLGKTYQAGKKVVNDIISKIEKELTKTYNIQGEFIDIKFAFGVHVFNSFDTSEEVLRKVNLALIRAKEAKDNIVFYNAIIDSELQEHAAKERAIKEAFYNGELKIFLQPICNSYSDIVGAEALVRWIKKDGTIIPPVDFIQLMEENGMITSVGEEILRQVCEILSEQKDNLDFIDINVSPVQLRDPQMAERFKEIISSYNIPPKKIVIEFTENILIDMNQTVRDNIDKLLQFGCQLCIDDFGTGYSSLSYLTILPLKKIKVDRSFVFRLPDDKHSIKLLEAIYNIAKSFNLEAIPEGVENTTQLEVLSMIGYKLFQGYYFGKPMPVRDFLLLVHQNISKKGQQQI from the coding sequence TTGGGTGTACGATATCATGCATTCGATAGCTCACACAATGGGTATATAATACTTGATAAGGACCTGAGAATTGTAGATATCAACAAAGCTGCACTTAGGTATCTTAGATTGAGAAAAGAGGAAATTTTAGGCAGAAAAAACGATTTTGTAATAGATTTGCTTGACAAAATAGGGCAAATCTTGGAGTACAATGGTGATTTTTTCAAAATTTCAAAAGCCGAGTTAAAAGACTCTTTCTTGATGGTTATTGAGGATGTTACAGAACAAGTAATTACCAAAAGGGAGCACATCAGCACTTCGATGCTCTTAAATACACTTCTTGAAAATATTCCTGACGGTGTCGTGGTGCTTAACCAATACGGAACGGTTATTGATTGTAACAAACAATTTGAAAATATCTTTGGGTACAAGAAACTAGAAATAATAGGCAAAAATATTGATGCTCTTGTCCTTCCAGAAAATCTTGAATCTGAAGCGCAAAAACTGATAAACCTCGCCCTAGAACAAGGAAGCCTCAAAGTTGAAACGGTGAGAAGGAGAAAATCCGGAGCGCTTGTTGAAGTGCGAATAACAGTTTCAGTTGTTGAATCTGATTCAGAAAGGTTAATATATGCTATTTATACGGATATTACTTCTGAGAAGGAAGCTATAAATCTTGCGAGGACAGTTTTGCAAAGGGATAATTTAACGGGATTGTATACGAGACATTATTTCATCAGAAAACTCGCAAGTTCTCTTGAATTTTCTTCGATTGATGATTATCACGCTATAATCACATTGGACGTTAGGAACTTCTCAATGATAAACAGCATAAGAGGTCATAACATTGGTGATGAACTGCTAAGAGAAATAGCAAAAAGATTACGAACCGTCCTTCGCGAAGGTGATACTATATCGCACCCGTATGCCGATGAATTTTGGATATTCTTAGAGAAGCTTGGTAAGACATACCAAGCAGGAAAGAAAGTTGTGAATGACATAATTTCAAAGATAGAGAAGGAATTAACTAAAACATATAACATTCAGGGCGAATTTATCGACATAAAATTTGCTTTCGGAGTACATGTGTTTAATTCCTTCGATACATCTGAGGAGGTGTTAAGAAAGGTAAATTTAGCACTCATTAGAGCCAAAGAAGCTAAGGACAATATTGTTTTCTACAACGCAATTATTGACAGCGAACTGCAAGAACACGCTGCAAAAGAAAGGGCGATTAAGGAAGCCTTCTACAATGGTGAACTTAAGATTTTCCTTCAACCAATCTGCAATTCCTATTCAGATATTGTTGGGGCAGAAGCTCTTGTAAGGTGGATAAAGAAAGATGGTACCATCATACCGCCAGTAGATTTTATCCAGCTTATGGAAGAAAATGGAATGATTACGTCAGTCGGTGAGGAAATACTAAGACAGGTTTGTGAGATTTTATCTGAACAAAAAGACAACCTTGACTTCATAGACATCAATGTAAGTCCTGTTCAATTGAGAGATCCTCAGATGGCTGAACGTTTTAAGGAAATAATTTCGTCTTACAATATTCCTCCAAAGAAGATTGTTATTGAATTCACAGAAAATATATTGATAGACATGAACCAAACTGTGCGCGATAATATTGATAAACTATTGCAGTTCGGTTGTCAACTGTGTATTGACGATTTTGGTACGGGCTATTCGTCTCTTTCTTATCTAACGATACTCCCACTCAAGAAGATAAAAGTAGACAGGTCCTTTGTTTTCAGATTGCCAGATGACAAACATTCTATAAAACTTCTCGAAGCGATATACAACATTGCAAAATCTTTTAATCTGGAAGCTATCCCCGAGGGTGTAGAGAATACCACACAGCTTGAAGTTCTTAGTATGATAGGTTACAAACTCTTTCAAGGATATTATTTTGGAAAGCCAATGCCCGTAAGAGATTTCCTATTGCTTGTTCATCAAAATATAAGCAAAAAGGGTCAACAGCAAATTTGA
- a CDS encoding SufB/SufD family protein — protein sequence MDVRKEFETIVKTAEKLGTDASKFMDKRIASIIISGNKVIGLNNVSGLKLVPTTFEDGVQVDMEIEEGVEIPLPIHVCTGFVEKKGYQRVIFNIRVKKNARVRFIAHCVFPQAEEFTHNAVSNVIVESGAIMEYYDEHYHSDFGTITLNTTTNAIVESDAVYKNTFHLTKTRVGKLNVIMNLELKENAVGELISKVKGSKDDEVYINEVVHLSGEHARGLAKTVVVGLDESKVNVLNEAYGNAPYSRAHISCEEITKGEKVIVSTTPVLKITNDLAELTHEASIGRVSEKQLETLMAKGLTEEEATDLIIKGLLL from the coding sequence ATGGACGTGAGGAAAGAGTTTGAAACCATCGTCAAAACAGCGGAGAAGCTTGGTACAGATGCATCGAAATTCATGGATAAAAGAATTGCGTCGATAATAATTAGTGGTAACAAAGTTATCGGTCTCAACAACGTTAGCGGTTTAAAACTTGTTCCCACAACTTTTGAAGATGGTGTGCAAGTAGATATGGAGATAGAGGAAGGCGTTGAAATTCCGCTCCCAATTCACGTCTGCACGGGCTTTGTCGAAAAGAAGGGATATCAAAGGGTCATATTTAACATAAGAGTTAAGAAAAACGCTCGTGTTAGATTCATAGCACATTGTGTTTTTCCACAAGCAGAAGAGTTTACGCACAACGCAGTTTCCAATGTTATAGTTGAATCCGGTGCAATTATGGAATATTACGACGAGCACTATCACAGTGATTTTGGGACAATAACACTCAATACAACTACAAATGCTATTGTGGAATCAGATGCTGTATACAAAAACACATTCCATTTAACCAAGACAAGAGTAGGGAAGCTCAACGTAATAATGAATTTGGAATTGAAAGAGAACGCTGTTGGTGAATTAATATCAAAGGTAAAAGGGTCAAAAGATGACGAGGTATACATCAATGAAGTTGTTCATTTGAGCGGTGAACATGCAAGAGGCCTCGCAAAAACTGTCGTGGTTGGGCTTGATGAATCAAAAGTGAATGTTCTTAATGAAGCTTATGGAAATGCTCCGTACTCGCGTGCTCATATTTCGTGTGAGGAAATTACCAAAGGTGAAAAAGTGATTGTTTCGACAACCCCTGTTTTAAAAATAACTAACGATTTAGCAGAACTGACACACGAAGCCTCTATAGGGCGCGTGAGTGAAAAGCAACTTGAAACACTTATGGCAAAAGGACTCACAGAAGAAGAAGCTACTGATCTCATAATCAAAGGGCTACTTTTGTAA
- a CDS encoding rubrerythrin family protein, producing MRDMTKKFLEDAFAGESMAHMKYLIFADEAEKAGFKKLANLFKAIAYAEFVHARNHFKALKKLGDNQQNIQSCIAGETFEVEEMYPVYKETAKLQGEKEAQISTHYALEAEKIHAEMYKKALNLVNEGKDYEAEKIYICSVCGYTTEEGAPEKCPVCGASKSAFVEF from the coding sequence ATGAGGGATATGACAAAGAAGTTTTTGGAAGATGCGTTTGCTGGCGAGTCTATGGCTCACATGAAGTACCTTATTTTTGCTGACGAGGCAGAAAAAGCGGGGTTCAAGAAACTGGCAAATCTGTTTAAAGCCATAGCGTATGCAGAGTTTGTTCATGCAAGAAATCACTTTAAGGCATTGAAAAAGCTTGGCGACAACCAACAAAATATTCAATCCTGTATCGCTGGGGAAACGTTTGAAGTAGAGGAGATGTACCCTGTCTATAAGGAGACTGCAAAATTACAGGGTGAAAAAGAAGCTCAAATAAGCACACACTATGCCCTTGAAGCAGAGAAGATACATGCTGAAATGTACAAGAAAGCCCTTAACCTTGTCAATGAAGGAAAGGATTACGAAGCTGAGAAAATCTACATTTGCTCCGTGTGTGGATACACAACAGAAGAAGGAGCACCCGAGAAGTGTCCAGTATGTGGTGCCTCTAAGTCTGCTTTTGTTGAGTTTTGA
- a CDS encoding SLC13 family permease gives MIATIITIHLFFATVYLVIKEPEIVFKNKRVILDYARVSLAVLGLLIASGIASLTTIKSAMMPQMNIVPWQILIIFFGSAYICSSLDASGVLKVIAYKFTKSAGTGKKLFFSLVLLAGVMTVFTSNDIVTLTLTPIIVYISQYAGINPLPYLISVFFASNTWSMFFYIGNPTNVIVAQAYSLNFSNYAKLMFFPTLAAILTSVIGFYAKYKKILSDKISVHFEETKEVIKDKRYAFLSSGIFVIFFLVIATGDLYGLQLWKSILIFSGIYILLNLSFSDVMSERDEVVVEFKNFDYNLTFVVDTIRRVPWKMLPMVVTFFVFVHIFTTFGVTRYVGTLFNFPNELIGTVATAFITAFAANVMVNQPMTIFFAQALYQKPLNYAMSLVLGSNIGGNITLIGALAGVMWSRILAYYGIEMNNKKFIKETFFTACLTLLSSSFVTYVIHRFL, from the coding sequence ATGATTGCCACAATCATCACGATACATTTGTTTTTTGCCACTGTTTATCTTGTTATAAAAGAGCCTGAGATAGTTTTTAAAAACAAGAGAGTAATTCTCGATTATGCGAGAGTATCTTTGGCTGTTCTTGGTCTCTTAATAGCCTCTGGCATAGCTTCGTTAACAACTATAAAATCAGCGATGATGCCACAGATGAATATTGTGCCGTGGCAAATACTGATTATATTTTTTGGTTCAGCATATATATGCAGCTCACTAGACGCATCAGGTGTGTTAAAAGTTATTGCTTACAAGTTTACAAAAAGTGCAGGTACTGGCAAGAAGCTGTTTTTCAGCCTCGTTTTACTGGCTGGAGTAATGACAGTCTTCACATCTAATGACATAGTCACCTTAACTCTGACACCAATCATCGTGTATATCAGTCAGTATGCCGGTATAAATCCTTTACCGTACTTGATTTCTGTATTTTTCGCTTCTAATACCTGGAGCATGTTTTTCTACATAGGCAATCCTACAAACGTTATAGTAGCCCAAGCGTACTCTTTAAATTTTTCAAACTACGCAAAACTAATGTTTTTCCCAACACTTGCAGCAATCTTAACGTCGGTTATAGGATTTTATGCGAAGTACAAAAAAATATTATCTGATAAGATAAGTGTCCATTTTGAAGAAACAAAGGAAGTTATAAAGGACAAAAGGTACGCCTTCCTGTCTTCCGGCATATTTGTGATATTCTTTTTAGTTATTGCAACTGGGGACCTTTATGGTTTACAACTTTGGAAATCGATATTAATATTCTCAGGTATCTATATTTTATTAAACCTTTCATTTTCAGATGTCATGTCAGAACGCGATGAGGTAGTTGTTGAATTTAAGAATTTTGATTATAACTTGACGTTTGTTGTAGATACTATTAGAAGAGTTCCTTGGAAGATGCTACCAATGGTTGTCACCTTCTTTGTTTTCGTGCACATATTTACCACTTTTGGTGTCACGAGATACGTTGGAACTCTTTTTAATTTTCCAAACGAACTTATTGGCACAGTTGCAACAGCTTTCATAACAGCTTTTGCAGCGAACGTTATGGTTAATCAACCGATGACTATTTTCTTCGCTCAAGCACTTTATCAAAAGCCTCTCAATTATGCGATGAGTTTGGTGCTTGGCTCAAACATTGGTGGTAACATAACTCTGATAGGTGCCCTTGCAGGCGTTATGTGGTCAAGGATTTTGGCATACTATGGGATAGAGATGAATAACAAAAAGTTTATTAAAGAAACATTTTTCACAGCTTGTTTAACACTCCTCTCATCAAGTTTTGTAACGTACGTAATACATAGATTTTTATAA
- a CDS encoding STAS domain-containing protein codes for MYDYTEFDNAVAIKMTGSLNTTNAAQFKDWVVREFITSRKQTIIVFDMSAVENIDSYGLGIIVGIYKRLIAESRYLKIVSPNKNIKRLFELTGLDRIIKVYEHLSEALSDQ; via the coding sequence ATGTACGATTATACCGAATTTGATAACGCCGTGGCTATCAAAATGACAGGTTCGTTGAATACTACTAACGCTGCACAGTTCAAAGACTGGGTTGTTAGAGAATTCATCACTTCTAGGAAACAAACGATTATCGTCTTCGATATGTCAGCTGTTGAGAATATAGACAGCTACGGCTTAGGTATAATCGTTGGAATTTACAAAAGATTGATAGCTGAATCTCGATACTTAAAAATAGTATCACCGAACAAGAACATAAAAAGGCTTTTCGAATTGACAGGCCTGGACAGAATAATAAAAGTGTACGAACATTTAAGCGAAGCTCTATCAGATCAGTAA